One Polaribacter sp. KT25b DNA segment encodes these proteins:
- a CDS encoding TlpA disulfide reductase family protein, with translation MKKNKNTKKTWIQNGVFILIIITLYATGLHTEVIGFVQRGVLATGLMNPDIEEITYTKTPKTISNTIKADLNLKLMDSNGKITSLSDLKDKVIFLNYWATWCPPCIAEMPSISKLHKEMGNDVAFILLSFDKDFEKAKNFNKRKGYNLPIYTLIGNLPTMLQSSALPTTYIIDTEENIVLTHKGMANYNTDEFKSFLENIK, from the coding sequence ATGAAAAAAAATAAAAACACCAAGAAAACTTGGATTCAGAATGGAGTTTTTATCTTAATAATAATTACGCTTTATGCAACAGGTTTACATACAGAGGTTATTGGTTTTGTACAACGAGGAGTATTGGCAACTGGTTTAATGAATCCTGATATTGAGGAAATTACATACACAAAAACTCCTAAAACAATTTCTAACACTATAAAGGCAGATTTAAATTTAAAGTTGATGGATAGCAATGGAAAAATTACATCTTTATCAGATTTAAAAGACAAAGTAATATTTCTAAATTATTGGGCAACTTGGTGCCCGCCTTGTATTGCCGAAATGCCAAGCATCAGCAAATTACATAAAGAAATGGGCAATGATGTGGCTTTTATACTCTTATCTTTCGATAAAGATTTTGAAAAAGCAAAAAATTTTAACAAACGTAAAGGTTATAATTTACCAATTTATACGCTTATTGGAAACTTACCTACAATGTTACAATCATCTGCGTTGCCAACTACTTATATAATTGATACTGAAGAAAATATTGTATTAACACATAAAGGAATGGCAAATTATAACACAGATGAATTTAAATCATTTTTAGAAAACATAAAATAG